The bacterium DNA segment TCACCGGTACACGGCGGAGGAACTTGACAGGATCGAGCGTGAATCCCTCGATGACGGGGCCGGATTGATTCTCATGACAGCCAAGGACGAGCGGAACCTTCCCGATGCGTTCCGGTTTAAATCCCTGCCTTCGTTTGTGCTCGACATCGAGGCTGTTCTTATCGAAAAGCAGGATGAGTATCTCGATATTATTGCCCCGGGGCAGAAAAAAACCGGTAAATTATAGCAGTGACAGTAATGGAGATTATCTCCGTAGCCTGTGTCTTATAACCCGGAGTTGAACAGGTGCGGCATATGTTAGTATCAGATTAGTATTGGACAGGAATCTATGGGAGACAATATATGGAGCTCGAAGCATACCAGTCGATGACACCCGGAGAACTGACAGCCCGCATTAAAAAAGCGAAGGCTGAAAAAAACGCTGTCATCCTCGCCCACAATTACCAGACCCTCGATATCCAGAAGATCGCCGATTATCTCGGAGACTCTCTCGGACTTTCGAGAATTGCCGCCCGCACCGATGCGGATGTCGTGGTGTTCTGCGGCGTCGATTTCATGGCAGAAAGCGCCAAGATTCTTTCTCCCCGGAAAACCGTGCTGCTTCCCGAAATAAAGGCGACCTGCCCAATGGCGAAAATGGTAACGCCGGAATCGCTCGCCGAAGCAAAAGCCCGCAATCCCGAAAAGTCCGTTGTGGCGTATGTCAACACGACAGCCCGGGTAAAGGCTCTCACCGATATCTGCTGTACATCGGCTAATGCTGTCGAGGTTGTACGGTCGCTCGGTGACCGTGAGATACTTTTCGTTCCCGACAAAAATCTTGCCCACTACACGCAGAAGAAAACCGGCGCCTCGATAACTCCCTGGGACGGTTACTGCTATGTCCATAATTTTCTTACGGTTAAAGATGTTGAAAACGCCCGGGCAGAACACCCGGAAGCTGTATTCCTCGTTCATCCGGAGGCTCCTCCCGAAGTCGTGGAGCTGGCCGATTTCGTATTTTCAACATCGGGCATGGCGAAGTATGTTTCGGGAATCATCGATGAGAACGAAAAACGCCGCGGTGTCATTATCGGAACGGAGATCGGTCTTGTCGACCAGCTTCGTTCGCAGTATCCCGGCATAGGGATATGGCCGCTCAGCAAGTTCGCCGTATGCGGCACCATGAAAATGACCACACTAGCAAAAGTGGCATGGTCGATTGAAACGGGGAATTATGAGATAACGCTCCCTGAGGATATTATCGAAAAGGCGCGGCTGGCGCTCGAACGGATGCTCGATGTTACTTGACAGCCTGTCTTGCTTTCTCAATTATTATTAAAAGCGTTGTGATAAACACCATTTACGTGGATAAAAACTGTAAAGGGTCGGCACGAAGTGCCTATTTACATGCCCTTTACAGCAACAAAACAACACATTTCGTCATGGGGCTCGTGAAAAATTTACTTTTTCACAGCCCTCTTAATCACTTCGGCAAGGTGTATAAGAAATGATAGAAGTAAACGAACAATATTGTGAAAAAATAGCCCGGGAACTGAACATTTCAGCCCGGCAGGTTCAGGCAACGCTGATTCTGCTCGATGAAGGCGCCACGGTTCCTTTTATTTCACGTTACCGTAAAGAGATGACCGGGAGCCTCGACGAGGTGGCGGTGACCGCTGTCCGCGACCGTGTGGCGCAGCTCCGTGAGCTCGATAAACGGCGGGATGCCATTATTTCGTCCCTCGATGAGCGGGGGCTCCTGACCGATGAGCTGAGGGATAAGCTCAATGCTGCAGAAACAATGACCGTACTCGAGGATATATATCTGCCCTACCGTCCCAAGCGGAGAACAAGGGCCACCATTGCCCGTGAAAAGGGACTTGAGCCGCTCGCGGTTCTTCTGTTCGAGCAGGGTGAGATCGATCCCCTGAAAGAGGCACAGGCCTTTGTCGATATCGAGAAGGAAGTTTTGTCCGCCGAGGATGCTCTTGCCGGAGCGCGCGATATCATTGCCGAATGGGTCAGCGAACATCAGGAAGCCCGCGCGGATATCCGCAATCTGTATGCTGCCAGTGGGATATTCAGGTCAAAGGTCGTATCCGGGAAAGAGGAAGAGGGAGCGAAATACCGCGATTATTTCGAATGGGAAGAGCCGGTGACCGCAATTCCTTCACACCGGATACTTGCCATGCGCCGTGGAGAGAATGAGTCGATGCTTTCCCTGCGGGTGATTGCCCCCGAAGAGGAGGCGCTTGCCATTCTGGAGCGGCTGTTCATCAAGGGCGGCGGCCCCGCTTCACAGCAGGTCAGGATGGCTGCCCATGACGGTTACAAGCGGCTTCTTGCGCCATCCATGGAAACGGAGATCAGGCTTGTTCTGAAACAACGGGCCGATGAGGAGGCGATCAGGATTTTTGCCGAAAACGCCCGTCAGCTCCTTCTTGCACCGCCACTCGGTGGAAAGAATATTCTCGCTGTCGATCCGGGATTCCGCACGGGGTGCAAGGTATGCTGTCTCGACCGTCAGGGAAAGCTCCTGCACAACGATGTCATCTACCCTCACATGTCGGAAGAGAGCACCCGTCAGGCCGCGCAAAAGATCACGGATTTCTGCGCCCGTTTCAATATCGAAGTGATCGCCGTGGGAAACGGCACCGCGGGCAGAGAGACCGAGGCGTTTCTCCGCAAGCTCGATCTTCCGGGGCAGATACCGGTTGTCATGGTCAACGAAAGCGGGGCATCGATTTATTCGGCTTCGGAAGTCGCCCGTGAGGAGTTTCCCGGTCATGATGTGACTGTCCGCAGCACCGTTTCCATTGGCAGACGGCTTATGGACCCTCTTGCAGAGCTCGTGAAGATCGATCCCAAGTCGATCGGCGTCGGGCAGTATCAGCACGATGTGGATCAGGGCCTGCTCAAGGAAAAGCTCGATGATGTCGTCGTGAGCTGTGTGAACAGCGTCGGAGTCGAGGTCAATACCGCCAGTAAACAGCTTCTTACCTATGTCTCGGGATTCGGGCCTGCACTTGCCCAGAACATAATCAGTTACCGTGATGAGCACGGCCCGTTCAGGGCGCGGAAGGAATTGCTCAACGTGCCGCGTCTCGGCGGGAAGGCGTTTGAACAGGCGGCGGGATTTCTCCGGATACGGAACGGCGACAATCCTCTCGATGCAAGCGCGGTTCACCCGGAGAGTTACCCTGTCGTCGAAACCATGGCCCGTGACCTGCGGAGCACGGTTAAAGACCTGATGCTGAGCGACGATCTTCGGAAACGGATAGACGTTTCACGGTATGTGACCGTTTCTGTGGGCATGCCCACGCTGACCGACATCATGTCCGAGCTTGCCAGGCCGGGCCGTGACCCGCGGACGCAGTTCGAGATTTTTGCGTTTGCGGATGGTGTCACCAAAATCGAGGATCTGAAACCCGGCATGAAAGTCCCCGGCGTTGTAACCAATATTACCGCGTTTGGAGCATTTGTCGATATTGGCGTTCACCGTGACGGTCTTGTTCATATCAGTCAGATGGCCGACCGGTTTGTGAAGAATCCGTCGGAAGTTGTCAGCGTTCATCAGAAGGTCATGGTTACCGTGGTCGAGGTCGATGTCGGGCGGGGGCGGATATCTTTATCGATGAAGTGAGGGTTATTCAAACGCGATCGTCGTTGATCTCTTTCGGTTAGTCATGTCTGTCGGTGAAACGATACATACCGTCTTTCCCAATCTCTCCTTCGGCACATAAGTACCTGAAAATCACGATCTGAACAGGCAGCCAGAATTAAATTCCGATACCCATATATACGGTATGGTATTTTTTATATAACGCATTATACTGTATAATATGCAGAAATTGCTTTTATAAGGTAATGAACTTTATTATATTTTTTAATCCGGTTATCTATTTTAATAAGTATAGAAAGCCGATTAATCAGAAATTGATAGTTTTTTCTATAGTCTGTTATCCCCCCTGCCTGCGGCATCCCCCCTTTTTAAGGGGGGAGATGGGTAGCTCCCCCTTTGTTTAATAAGGGGGAAACGGCGAAGCCGAGGGGGATCAATAGTGTTAGCTGATTTTAACTGGATACCCTGTTTTCTATATTCATTAAAAAGTTATGGTACATATCGTTTCCGTGAGGCGCGGGTGATAAAATCCGATTTTTTAGTTATCGGTTCAGGCATAGCAGGTCTGTCGTTTGCATTGAAAGCAGCCGGACTAGGCAGCGTGGTGATCATCACGAAAAAAACCAACAGCGAATCCTCGACAAACTATGCACAGGGTGGAATAGCCTGCGCGCTCGGCGGCGACGATTCAAGGGAACGGCATGTTGCCGATACTCTTTCTACGGGTGAAGGGCTCTGCCACGAGGATGTGGTTACCGCCGTGGTCAATGAAGGTCCGGAGATGATCCGGCAGCTGGTCGACTGGGGATGCCGTTTCAACCGAACCGGGAACGGAGGTTTTTCGCTCGGCCGCGAGGGGGGGCATACCCGCAACCGGATTATACACACCGATGATCTGACCGGACGAGAGATAGAGCGGGCGCTCCTCGAACAGGTGATCGCGCATCCGAATATCACCATGCTCGAAAACCATTGCGCGGTGGACCTTCTCACCGAGCATAACCTCGGCGTCATTACGAAACCGCATGAAATACACTGTTTCGGAGCATATGCGCTCGATGCGGACACCGGCGCCGTGGAAACGTATATATCGGGGATGACCATGCTTGCCACCGGCGGAGTGGGACAGGTTTACCTCTACACCACGAATCCCGGAATTGCCACGGGCGATGGAATCGCGATGGCTTTCCGTGCGGGGGCAGAAGTCGGAAACCTTGAATTCATACAGTTTCATCCAACGAGCTTCATGCTTCCGGATGGCACATCGTTCCTGATTTCGGAAGCGGTCAGGGGCTATGGCGGCGTGCTCGTCGACAGCAAAGGAAACCGTATCATGGAAGCTCATCCCATGAAAGACCTTGCGCCCCGCGACATTGTTGCGCGGACAATCGACCGGTATCTCAAGAACAGCGGAGATACATGCGTCTATCTCGATGTGACCGGTTTCGACGCCGATGCCACAAAAAAGCGGTTTCCCAACATTTACGAAACCTGCCTGAAATACGGCGTCGATTTAACGAAAGACCCCATCCCCGTCGTACCTTCGGCTCATTACATGTGCGGCGGAGTAATGACCGACTCGTACGGCAGGACGACAATCTCGAACCTGTATGCTGTTGGTGAAGTGGCATTCACCGGGCTGCACGGCGCTAACAGGCTCGCCTCGAACTCGCTCCTCGAAGCGGTTGTGATGGCTTCGCGGGCTTTTTCGGCGGTGAAGGAAGACCGCCGGCTTCTCTCCGGGCTGCCCGATATACCCGAATGGAACGACCGAGGAACATTCGATCCCGAGGAATGGGTCATCATTTCCCATGACCGCAATAACATACGGCTGCTTATGTGGGATCTCGTCGGTATCGTCAGGAGCGATTTCCGGCTCAGACGGGCCATGAGCCGTATCGAGCTGATACTGGATGAGGTCGAAAAATACTACCGGCGGACGAGACTTTCACCCGAGCTCATCGAGCTGAGGAACCTGGCTATCTGCGCATGGCTCATTGTGATGTGCGCCCGTCACCGTAAGGAGTCGCGCGGTCTCCATTACAATACCGATTACCCGGACCGCGATGACCGTGTCTGGAAACACGATACACTCATTCAGAACGAGGAAATCCTGGCCTGAGGGGTAGGGAAAGAGACAGAGGGACAAAGGGACATAACTGAATCAGAAAGACAATTTTTGAGAGATAACTCTATATGAAGACCGAAAATAAAATTACCGTGCTCGATTTTGGCGGTCAGTATGCGCATCTCATCACCAAACGGATACGGCATCTCGGCGTCTATGCGGACATCATGCTTCCCGATGTGAGTATCGAAGAACTCGGCAGGCCCGGGGGGATTATTCTTTCCGGCGGCCCGTCGAGCGTTTACTCTGAGAATGCGCCGCCGTTCAATCGTGAAATTCTCGAAACGGGTATTCCTGTCCTCGGTTTATGCTATGGCATGCACCTCATCGCGTTCCTTCTCGGCGGCGAGGTTAAACGGCTCAACCGCCGTGAATACGGCAGGGCTGAGCTCGAAGTCGTCGGGAAGACACCGCTCTTCGATGGCCTCGGTGAACGTGAGCAGGTCTGGATGAGCCACGGCGATTCGGTCGTCAGGCCTCCGGATGGATTCAGCGTCATCGGCAGGACCGGAGACTGCCCCTTTGCGGCGATAAGCGATGAAAAACGATTGCTGTACGGTCTTCAGTTTCATCCCGAGGTCAAGGATACCCCTTCAGGCGACCGGATTCTGAAACATTTCATAAAAAATATCTGCCATCTCGATAAAAACTGGTCGATGGAGAGTTATATTGCTGAAAAGATGCAGGAAATCCGCGAGCGTGTGGGCAGCCGCAGCGTTTTTCTCCTTGTATCCGGCGGGGTCGATTCCACAGTCACCTTTACCCTCCTGAACGAGGCGCTCGGGGAAGACCGTGTTCTCGGTCTTCACATCGATACGGGACTTATGCGGAAGAACGAGACGGCTGCGGTGAAAATCGCACTCGAAAAACTCGGTTTCCATAACATGGTTGTGGTCGACCGGAGTAGCGATTTTCTCAGGGCAGTCGATGGCCTGACCGACCCTCAGGAAAAACGCAGGGCAATCGGCGATGAATTCATTTATGTGAAAGATCGCGAACTCACCGCGCTCAATCTCGATCCGGATCGCTGGCTGCTCGGGCAGGGGACGCTTTATCCCGACATTATCGAATCCGGAGGGAGCCGTCACGCCGATGTGATAAAAACTCATCATAACCGCACCGACATGATAAAGGAGATGGTCGCGAAAGGTCTCGTCGTCGAGCCGCTCGACCAATTGTATAAGGACGAGGTCCGCGAGGTCGGAGAACGGCTTGGCCTGCCCCATGAACTCGTATGGCGGCACCCGTTTCCGGGGCCGGGGCTCGGTGTCCGTGTTCTGTGTGGCAGGGGTGGTGAGTCTGCTGGAGATTATTCTTTGATAGTGGATAAGGTGCGCTCGAAGGCCGAACCGGCCGGGTATTCTTCCACTGTGATACCCGTCCGCAGCGTCGGAGTCCAGGGCGACGGCAGAACGTATGCTCATCCGGCCGCTGTCGATGGCAGGATCGACTGGGAAAAGCTCGATCTGCTCTCCA contains these protein-coding regions:
- the nadA gene encoding quinolinate synthase NadA; translated protein: MELEAYQSMTPGELTARIKKAKAEKNAVILAHNYQTLDIQKIADYLGDSLGLSRIAARTDADVVVFCGVDFMAESAKILSPRKTVLLPEIKATCPMAKMVTPESLAEAKARNPEKSVVAYVNTTARVKALTDICCTSANAVEVVRSLGDREILFVPDKNLAHYTQKKTGASITPWDGYCYVHNFLTVKDVENARAEHPEAVFLVHPEAPPEVVELADFVFSTSGMAKYVSGIIDENEKRRGVIIGTEIGLVDQLRSQYPGIGIWPLSKFAVCGTMKMTTLAKVAWSIETGNYEITLPEDIIEKARLALERMLDVT
- a CDS encoding RNA-binding transcriptional accessory protein; amino-acid sequence: MIEVNEQYCEKIARELNISARQVQATLILLDEGATVPFISRYRKEMTGSLDEVAVTAVRDRVAQLRELDKRRDAIISSLDERGLLTDELRDKLNAAETMTVLEDIYLPYRPKRRTRATIAREKGLEPLAVLLFEQGEIDPLKEAQAFVDIEKEVLSAEDALAGARDIIAEWVSEHQEARADIRNLYAASGIFRSKVVSGKEEEGAKYRDYFEWEEPVTAIPSHRILAMRRGENESMLSLRVIAPEEEALAILERLFIKGGGPASQQVRMAAHDGYKRLLAPSMETEIRLVLKQRADEEAIRIFAENARQLLLAPPLGGKNILAVDPGFRTGCKVCCLDRQGKLLHNDVIYPHMSEESTRQAAQKITDFCARFNIEVIAVGNGTAGRETEAFLRKLDLPGQIPVVMVNESGASIYSASEVAREEFPGHDVTVRSTVSIGRRLMDPLAELVKIDPKSIGVGQYQHDVDQGLLKEKLDDVVVSCVNSVGVEVNTASKQLLTYVSGFGPALAQNIISYRDEHGPFRARKELLNVPRLGGKAFEQAAGFLRIRNGDNPLDASAVHPESYPVVETMARDLRSTVKDLMLSDDLRKRIDVSRYVTVSVGMPTLTDIMSELARPGRDPRTQFEIFAFADGVTKIEDLKPGMKVPGVVTNITAFGAFVDIGVHRDGLVHISQMADRFVKNPSEVVSVHQKVMVTVVEVDVGRGRISLSMK
- the nadB gene encoding L-aspartate oxidase; amino-acid sequence: MIKSDFLVIGSGIAGLSFALKAAGLGSVVIITKKTNSESSTNYAQGGIACALGGDDSRERHVADTLSTGEGLCHEDVVTAVVNEGPEMIRQLVDWGCRFNRTGNGGFSLGREGGHTRNRIIHTDDLTGREIERALLEQVIAHPNITMLENHCAVDLLTEHNLGVITKPHEIHCFGAYALDADTGAVETYISGMTMLATGGVGQVYLYTTNPGIATGDGIAMAFRAGAEVGNLEFIQFHPTSFMLPDGTSFLISEAVRGYGGVLVDSKGNRIMEAHPMKDLAPRDIVARTIDRYLKNSGDTCVYLDVTGFDADATKKRFPNIYETCLKYGVDLTKDPIPVVPSAHYMCGGVMTDSYGRTTISNLYAVGEVAFTGLHGANRLASNSLLEAVVMASRAFSAVKEDRRLLSGLPDIPEWNDRGTFDPEEWVIISHDRNNIRLLMWDLVGIVRSDFRLRRAMSRIELILDEVEKYYRRTRLSPELIELRNLAICAWLIVMCARHRKESRGLHYNTDYPDRDDRVWKHDTLIQNEEILA
- the guaA gene encoding glutamine-hydrolyzing GMP synthase, whose amino-acid sequence is MKTENKITVLDFGGQYAHLITKRIRHLGVYADIMLPDVSIEELGRPGGIILSGGPSSVYSENAPPFNREILETGIPVLGLCYGMHLIAFLLGGEVKRLNRREYGRAELEVVGKTPLFDGLGEREQVWMSHGDSVVRPPDGFSVIGRTGDCPFAAISDEKRLLYGLQFHPEVKDTPSGDRILKHFIKNICHLDKNWSMESYIAEKMQEIRERVGSRSVFLLVSGGVDSTVTFTLLNEALGEDRVLGLHIDTGLMRKNETAAVKIALEKLGFHNMVVVDRSSDFLRAVDGLTDPQEKRRAIGDEFIYVKDRELTALNLDPDRWLLGQGTLYPDIIESGGSRHADVIKTHHNRTDMIKEMVAKGLVVEPLDQLYKDEVREVGERLGLPHELVWRHPFPGPGLGVRVLCGRGGESAGDYSLIVDKVRSKAEPAGYSSTVIPVRSVGVQGDGRTYAHPAAVDGRIDWEKLDLLSTDITNEIDGINRVIVKIGGGEIKPLVSSFATLTKDRLDLIREADHRAMEVLREHGLYEKIFQMPVVLLPVSTDGTQECVVVRPLESSDVMTARFFHMPKDSLREIADRILALGSIEYVFYDVTNKPPGTFEWE